CGGCGGCCGCCGCGCTTGCTGATGCAGGATCTCGGCCCCTATGGGCCCGAATATTTCGAAGCGATCAGCCGCCGTCGCGCTTTCGGAAAGGCGTCATCTCGCCCAGGAACACCTGTTCCTGCGCCACCGCCTCGCGCTCGCGCGCCAGGAAGTCGGCCACCGCGCGCCTGAAGCCCGGGTTGGGCAGGTAATGCGCCGACCAGGTGGTGATCGGCGCATAGCCGCGCGCCAGCTTGTGCTCGCCCTGCGCCCCCGCCTCGACGCGCTGCAGCCCGCGTGCGATCGCCACGTCGATCGCCTGGTAATAGCAAAGCTCGAAATGCAAGAAAGGCACGTCCTCGGTACAGCCCCAATAGCGGCCATATAGCGCGTCGTCGCCGATCAGGTTGAGCGCGGCGGCGATCGGACGGCCGTCGCGTTCGGCGACGATCATCAGCACGCGATCGGGCATTCGCTCGCCGAGCAGCGAGAAGCACGCGCGCGTCAGATAGGGCCGGCCCCATTTGCGGCTGCCGGTGTCCTGGTAGAAGACCCAGAAGGCGTCCCAATATGCCTCGGTGATCTCGGCGCCGGTCAGGTGGCGGATCGTCAGTCCCTCGACCGCGGCGGCGCGCTCCTTGCGTACCCCCTTGCGCTTGCGGCTGGCGAGCGCGCCGAGGAAATCGTCGAAGCAGCCATAGCCCTCGTTCGACCAATGGAATTGGGTTCCCTGGCGGATCAGCCAGCCCGCCGCCTCGAAATGGCCGATCTGGGCTTCGTCGACGAAGGTCGCGTGCGCCGAGGACAGCTCGTTCTGGTCGGTCACCGCCTCGATCGCGGCGATCAGCGCGGGGGCTTGGCGCTCGTCGCGCAGCAACAGTCGCGGGCCGGGCACCGGGGTGAAGGGCGCGGCGATCTGGAGCTTGGGGTAATAAGTGCCGCCGGCGCGATCCCAGGCATCGGCCCAGCCCTGGTCGAAGACATATTCGCCCTG
The genomic region above belongs to Sphingomonas qomolangmaensis and contains:
- a CDS encoding GNAT family N-acetyltransferase — translated: MSETQILARIAKGVSGLPADQWDACAGSGNPFVSHAFLSILEESGSVGGRSGWQAAPIVIDGPDGRIAGAVPAYAKADSQGEYVFDQGWADAWDRAGGTYYPKLQIAAPFTPVPGPRLLLRDERQAPALIAAIEAVTDQNELSSAHATFVDEAQIGHFEAAGWLIRQGTQFHWSNEGYGCFDDFLGALASRKRKGVRKERAAAVEGLTIRHLTGAEITEAYWDAFWVFYQDTGSRKWGRPYLTRACFSLLGERMPDRVLMIVAERDGRPIAAALNLIGDDALYGRYWGCTEDVPFLHFELCYYQAIDVAIARGLQRVEAGAQGEHKLARGYAPITTWSAHYLPNPGFRRAVADFLAREREAVAQEQVFLGEMTPFRKRDGG